From a single candidate division KSB1 bacterium genomic region:
- a CDS encoding aminodeoxychorismate/anthranilate synthase component II: MILVIDNYDSFTFNLVQYLGELGADLRVHRNDKITLTEIEKLNPKGIIISPGPGRPEQAGIILELITRFARKIPILGVCLGHQAIGLAFGGKIVASPKLMHGKTSQIYHTGKGLFQNLINPLTATRYHSLQVEKETLPADLQVTANTDDGVIMGIQHRSYPLFGVQFHPESILTAQGKKLLKNFLRFLR, from the coding sequence ATGATTTTGGTTATCGATAATTATGATTCATTTACATTTAACCTGGTTCAATATCTCGGAGAGTTGGGCGCGGATTTACGGGTGCATCGAAACGATAAAATCACATTAACAGAAATAGAAAAACTTAACCCAAAGGGAATCATTATCTCTCCGGGACCGGGAAGGCCTGAACAGGCAGGAATTATATTAGAACTGATTACCCGGTTCGCCAGGAAAATACCCATCCTTGGCGTTTGTTTAGGTCATCAAGCCATTGGACTGGCTTTTGGCGGAAAAATTGTCGCATCCCCAAAACTCATGCACGGAAAAACATCCCAAATTTATCACACAGGTAAGGGTCTCTTTCAAAATTTGATTAACCCATTAACCGCTACTCGCTACCATTCATTGCAAGTGGAAAAAGAGACGCTCCCGGCTGATTTACAAGTAACCGCGAATACCGATGACGGGGTAATCATGGGTATACAACACAGGTCTTACCCGCTTTTTGGGGTACAATTTCACCCGGAGTCCATTTTAACAGCTCAAGGGAAAAAGTTATTAAAAAATTTTCTGAGATTTTTAAGGTAA
- the trpE gene encoding anthranilate synthase component I, with protein sequence MKVLKFTEFENLVAHGNVIPVYATYFADLLTPVSAFLKLQKITDKAFLLESVEGGEKTARYSFLGCNPFCTVKYSENRIELEKADKRTFFEGDIYDYLKHLLQKYQTVHPPGLPRFTGGAVGYLGYETIQLIEEIPLNREREIDVPDAIFMLFDTVLVFDHLTHQIYIITNVFLDREKDWALQRIYQNAIEKINSIKNILNSNLEITIEPTTTPSDISCNLTREEFEKAVIRAKKYIEAGDIFQVVLSQKFQKQITVDPFTIYRALRVINPSPYLYYLKMDDFSIIGSSPELLVRVEDQMVEVRPIAGTRPRGKNEMEDLRYSKELSSDEKENAEHVMLVDLGRNDVGRVSEYGSVKVTEFKGIEKYSHVMHLVSNIQGKLKPGLTAVDALKACFPAGTVSGAPKVRAMEIISELEPSARGVYAGALGYLDFSGNLDTCIAIRTIVVKGDQAYFQAGAGIVADSIPEREYHETLNKASALKTAIEFAERGLQ encoded by the coding sequence ATGAAAGTGTTGAAATTTACAGAATTTGAGAATTTGGTTGCCCATGGGAATGTAATTCCTGTTTATGCCACCTATTTCGCAGATTTATTGACTCCGGTCTCAGCGTTTCTGAAACTTCAGAAGATAACGGACAAAGCTTTTTTACTTGAAAGCGTTGAGGGCGGCGAAAAAACCGCCAGGTATTCTTTTCTTGGCTGCAACCCGTTTTGTACCGTTAAATATTCTGAAAACCGCATTGAATTAGAAAAAGCCGATAAAAGGACCTTCTTTGAAGGTGATATTTACGATTATCTAAAACATCTGCTGCAAAAATATCAAACGGTTCACCCGCCCGGGCTGCCACGGTTTACCGGCGGCGCAGTTGGTTATTTAGGGTACGAAACCATTCAGCTCATTGAAGAAATTCCTTTAAACAGGGAACGGGAAATCGACGTCCCTGATGCGATTTTCATGCTATTTGACACCGTCCTGGTTTTTGACCACCTAACCCATCAAATTTATATCATCACCAATGTTTTCCTGGACAGAGAAAAAGATTGGGCATTGCAGCGCATCTACCAGAATGCAATTGAAAAAATCAATTCCATCAAAAACATCCTGAATAGTAATTTAGAAATTACCATAGAGCCAACCACCACTCCATCGGATATTTCCTGCAATTTGACCCGGGAAGAATTTGAAAAGGCCGTAATTAGAGCTAAAAAATATATCGAGGCCGGGGATATTTTTCAAGTAGTGCTCTCCCAGAAGTTTCAAAAACAAATTACCGTCGACCCGTTCACCATCTACCGGGCTCTCAGGGTGATCAACCCCTCACCGTATTTATACTATTTAAAAATGGATGACTTCTCTATCATCGGTTCCTCGCCTGAGCTTTTGGTAAGAGTCGAAGACCAGATGGTAGAGGTTCGACCTATTGCCGGGACACGGCCTCGCGGTAAAAACGAAATGGAGGATTTGCGTTACAGCAAAGAATTGAGCAGCGATGAAAAAGAAAATGCCGAGCACGTCATGTTGGTTGACCTGGGTCGAAATGACGTCGGGCGGGTGAGCGAGTACGGCTCCGTAAAAGTCACTGAATTTAAAGGGATCGAAAAGTATTCCCACGTCATGCATTTGGTTTCCAACATTCAGGGTAAATTGAAACCTGGACTCACGGCAGTTGACGCCCTGAAAGCTTGCTTTCCGGCCGGAACTGTGTCCGGGGCTCCCAAGGTTCGCGCCATGGAAATCATCAGCGAGTTGGAGCCATCTGCACGGGGAGTTTACGCCGGCGCTCTCGGGTATTTAGATTTCTCCGGTAATCTTGATACATGCATTGCCATCAGGACAATCGTTGTAAAAGGCGATCAAGCTTATTTCCAGGCCGGGGCGGGGATAGTAGCTGACTCAATACCTGAGCGGGAATATCATGAAACCCTGAACAAAGCGTCTGCACTGAAAACCGCAATCGAATTTGCGGAACGAGGATTACAATGA
- a CDS encoding divalent-cation tolerance protein CutA translates to MADEIVVLITTGSTEEAQKLGKELVQAKLAACVNVIPEIISIFNWHDEVCEEGEVLMIVKTSGEKFSALEKKIKEEHSYEVPEIIALPIVAGSKEYLNWIQKETQT, encoded by the coding sequence ATGGCCGATGAAATTGTTGTATTGATCACGACTGGTTCAACTGAGGAGGCACAAAAACTCGGAAAAGAGTTGGTTCAAGCAAAATTGGCTGCGTGTGTAAATGTGATCCCGGAGATCATTTCGATTTTTAATTGGCATGACGAAGTGTGCGAGGAAGGAGAAGTGCTGATGATTGTGAAAACCTCAGGGGAGAAATTTTCAGCATTGGAAAAAAAAATAAAAGAAGAACATAGTTACGAGGTGCCGGAGATCATTGCCTTGCCGATTGTAGCGGGGTCAAAGGAATATTTAAATTGGATTCAGAAAGAGACACAAACTTAA
- a CDS encoding MBL fold metallo-hydrolase: MELIITGSGTAALQPHRGPSGYVLKTGNQIFLLDGGTGTLLKCLEAGVSYKDIDKIFYTHLHPDHTIDLIPFLFSTRHTPGFAREKKLELHGPVGFKDFFNGLVGLYGKALVEGDYEIEVVEMAESNLSFERLKITTKLMKHSEGAIGYRFELNDKIFVYSGDTDFCEGIIELAQDADVLLLECSFPDDMKVKGHLTPTEAGKIASRAEVDRLILTHLYPPCDEVDILEVCRREFDGEIKLAEDLMRVEI; the protein is encoded by the coding sequence ATGGAATTGATTATCACTGGCAGCGGCACAGCAGCGTTGCAACCGCACCGGGGTCCTTCAGGTTATGTTCTGAAAACCGGCAATCAAATTTTTCTACTTGATGGTGGAACTGGAACATTATTGAAATGCCTTGAAGCAGGGGTATCCTATAAAGACATCGACAAGATTTTCTACACCCATCTTCATCCGGATCACACCATCGATTTAATCCCATTTTTGTTTTCAACCAGGCATACACCCGGGTTTGCACGCGAAAAAAAATTGGAACTACATGGCCCTGTAGGTTTTAAGGATTTTTTTAACGGCCTGGTTGGTTTATACGGAAAAGCATTAGTTGAAGGTGACTATGAAATTGAAGTTGTTGAAATGGCTGAAAGTAACCTTTCTTTTGAACGACTAAAAATAACAACTAAGTTAATGAAACATTCCGAGGGTGCAATCGGTTACAGGTTTGAATTGAATGACAAAATATTTGTTTATTCCGGAGATACGGACTTTTGCGAAGGTATCATCGAGTTAGCTCAAGACGCCGATGTTTTACTTCTGGAATGTTCTTTTCCGGATGATATGAAAGTTAAGGGCCATTTAACTCCGACCGAAGCCGGAAAAATTGCCAGCAGGGCAGAGGTTGATAGATTAATCCTGACGCATTTGTACCCTCCCTGCGATGAAGTGGATATTTTGGAGGTCTGTCGCAGAGAATTTGACGGGGAGATTAAGTTGGCTGAAGATTTAATGCGAGTTGAAATTTAG
- a CDS encoding MotA/TolQ/ExbB proton channel family protein, with the protein MEQVWQFLVRGGIMMIPLAICSILGLAIVLEKAFFLRRKKVIVPEIVNVLDNIKGPNDIGLALSICEKYDGSFANIIKVGLENRNLPKDEIKEALNDQGRQEVHALERGLVMLETIAGIAPLMGLLGTVIGILGVFNVISELGVGQAAALSGGISEALITTITGLSIGIPAVVVFNFFTNKAESLILEIEKYSSALLNKVISFRTNEKVKGKVKADAV; encoded by the coding sequence ATGGAGCAAGTTTGGCAATTCTTAGTAAGAGGTGGAATCATGATGATTCCGCTGGCGATATGCTCAATTTTAGGACTTGCGATTGTCCTTGAAAAAGCGTTTTTTTTGCGAAGAAAAAAGGTCATCGTACCTGAAATCGTAAACGTTTTAGATAATATTAAAGGCCCGAATGATATTGGATTGGCGCTTTCTATTTGTGAAAAATACGATGGCTCTTTTGCGAATATCATCAAAGTCGGTCTGGAAAACCGCAACCTTCCAAAAGATGAAATAAAAGAAGCCCTAAATGACCAGGGCCGGCAAGAGGTCCATGCCTTGGAACGCGGTTTGGTCATGTTGGAAACCATAGCGGGTATTGCGCCGCTTATGGGACTTCTAGGTACTGTCATCGGCATTTTGGGAGTGTTTAATGTGATTTCAGAATTGGGAGTTGGGCAGGCGGCTGCGCTTTCCGGGGGTATTTCTGAAGCACTGATTACCACCATTACGGGTCTGTCGATTGGTATTCCGGCGGTTGTAGTCTTTAACTTTTTCACCAACAAAGCGGAAAGCCTCATTTTGGAAATTGAGAAGTATTCCTCAGCGCTTTTGAACAAAGTTATTTCTTTTCGCACCAATGAGAAAGTGAAAGGAAAGGTGAAAGCCGATGCAGTTTAA
- a CDS encoding biopolymer transporter ExbD: MQFKTKQKRKVMINITSLIDVMFLLLIFFMVSSTFLEQPGIKLELPHAQSAVVIEQKDLTLFVDKEGKMFLNREEVFTENLGEKIKAALPNMQDGALILKADQDVTHGIVVRIMDIVKQSGVKKLIIGTKLDEN, encoded by the coding sequence ATGCAGTTTAAAACTAAACAGAAACGCAAGGTCATGATAAACATCACATCACTGATAGATGTGATGTTTTTGCTGCTCATCTTTTTTATGGTCTCGTCGACGTTTCTCGAGCAGCCGGGAATAAAACTGGAATTGCCGCATGCTCAAAGTGCGGTGGTGATAGAACAGAAAGATCTCACTCTATTTGTCGATAAAGAAGGCAAAATGTTCCTCAATCGTGAAGAGGTTTTCACAGAAAATTTGGGTGAGAAAATAAAAGCGGCTTTGCCGAATATGCAAGACGGTGCGTTAATCCTGAAAGCGGATCAGGATGTTACCCATGGAATTGTGGTTCGGATTATGGACATTGTCAAGCAGAGTGGAGTGAAGAAACTAATAATCGGTACGAAGCTGGATGAGAATTGA